A segment of the Candidatus Bathyarchaeum sp. genome:
CCCATAACAAGTTCTTTTGCACAAGCAACACCTATGACTGCTTTGGGTTTAATTTTAGCAACGATTGCTTTTCCCAAACTTCCTCCAGGAAGCAAAAATACACCTTTGTATCCAAGCTCTTTTGTTGTTTTTGTTATTTCCGTTGCCGCACATTTGCCACACTGTTTACATTCGTACCCATTTTTGCCAATTTCAGCTGGACAATCCACAGCACGCATGCACCGAGGCAAAAGTATGATTCGCTCATCAAAAGAAGTTGCAGCAAATTTTTCCATTTGGGCACGATTTTTGGTTTCCACATAAAGCTCAAAGAGCTCTTTTTCGTCGACTCCAACTTTGTTTGCAAGTTGTTCAAGCTTGTCAATGGCAAGACTGCTAACCTTTGTTTTGGCAAGTGTTTTCACAACACGCATAATTGAGGTGTCTTCAAGTGCCTTCACGGTTTTGTATTCCTCAGCATCCACTAAAATATTCAAATCTTGAATAATCTCTCAAGGTTCACATAATAATATAAACTTTAACCAGAAAACCAATCCGAAAACAGTTACGGGTTGATTGTTTGGTTCCAATAGTAAATCTGTGCATAATTTTCTACAGGAGTGTAGGTAGAGTCGTAATAAATTATGTCCAGATTTGTGCCGTACTGCTCCAAAAGCATGCAAAGGTTGCTCCAGATTTGTTCAGATTTTTCGTCAGGTTCCCAAAATCCCCAGATCTTGTCATCACAGTTTCGCATTCCCCACCCATAATTTTGAGGCATTACCAACACAGCTTCGGCCGTTGTGGAGCCTTTCACAACTTCGGGGTTGGTTACTGCGTTGATCCAGAAATCTTCTAAGGCTTCAAAATGCTCATCCGTCATTACTCCGTACTGGTTGGTTTTTGGGTAAGTTGGATAATTAAACAAAACCACATAGTCTGCCCCTGCAGTGTATGAGGTCACCATTTGGTCGTAGATGTTTCTTGGGGTGTCAAGGTAAGGAGGGCCATCATATTTCCAAGTTATTATTGTACCCCAGCTTTTGTTATGGAAAGTTGCTGCGCCTCGTATAAGGGCGATGTCTTGGCTGAGGGTGTGGTTCCAGCCTATCTGAGCAAGGATTACATCGTACTCCATCATGTAATCAAACCAGTAGAGCACATAATCTGAAGAAAAAAGCCCAAGGGAATTGTTTTTTATTATTTGGTATCCTTGGTCTGCTTCGTTGGCTCTTGCGTATGCATCTGCAACATCGTCATATGTGGCGTTAACTATTGCGTCCCGATAATCTGTAACATTAAATGCCATCTCAATAAAGGTGCTCCAACCCTGGTAATCCAGCCATTTTCCCCCAGGTTCATCATAGTAGTAGATTCCAAGAATGTTGTCGCCAT
Coding sequences within it:
- a CDS encoding DUF116 domain-containing protein gives rise to the protein MNILVDAEEYKTVKALEDTSIMRVVKTLAKTKVSSLAIDKLEQLANKVGVDEKELFELYVETKNRAQMEKFAATSFDERIILLPRCMRAVDCPAEIGKNGYECKQCGKCAATEITKTTKELGYKGVFLLPGGSLGKAIVAKIKPKAVIGVACAKELVMGICMCERFGVFVQGVELLKDGCINTIVDMKTLISTLNVTKLHV